The nucleotide sequence TGTAAGGTGGTTGGGAGTCAGGACGAGGTGAGCTGAGTGACTGAATAGCCCATATATCTTCTTTCCCTTGTCTGTACTTGTGGTTTTTTTGTTAACATGCAATCTCTGGTACACACGGTGTTGCCTTGGTGCCCATGCCATAGCTAGGTGCCTCACCTCATCTTACCTCCTGCTTGACGGCTGACGCCATGACCGTGGTGGCAAATCTGGATTTCATTTTAGTATCTCCTGTTACGGTTGAACTCATTTGGACACTTCAAAATCTGCCTTCAGTATGGACTGCTTGTTGCATCTTGATCTAAGAGATTTAATTATCATTTCAGAAGTGcaatttgattattttttcttctgttgatatactccctctggtcataaatatttgatgtttaggacaatattctgtcaaaattttgaaactctGACCATCATTTCTATGTTGGTAtaagtttataaactataataaGTAGTACTTTCCAAGGCAAATCCATGCATAccacttttcttttgtttttataaacCAAGCATTTATAAGAAGTTATTGATGGTGAAAGTTTGAACAAGTCTTGTCCTTAACATCATATATCTATTATTGGAGGGAGCACTATCATAGTTGAATTTATCCTACTTGTTTCAACCTTAATAATGCCTCTTGTTATGCAGAAACTGGCTAGCGAATCCTGGTCTTTTGCAGTTGAGTGTGCATTGGGGAGGCTACTGGATGCTTTTATCGTCTCCTGTCACAGAGATTCAGTCATTTTGCGGGAATGTGCGAAAGAAGTTAACTACCATAACCTTCAAATCATTATATATGATTTTGCGAAGCCAAGGTAACCATAAAATCTGTACTGTTTTCttcaatgtttttttatttgatctcTAATCAATATTAATTCTATTGGACTTTTCTTTAGACTGAACATTCCAGATCATTTACTTCCTTCGACAACACATCCAACAGTACTTTCAGTTATTCAGTCGGAAAATCCTACTGTGCTAAATGTTTTGGTGGATCAGGTAGTGCATTATCACTGTTAGCTTCTAATTATTCGTTTGGAAAATCCTACTGTGCTAAATGTTTTGGAGGAATGAGGTAGTGGATTGTTAGCTTCAGAGAACCATTCCAGTTCCAAACAAAAATTATCCAGCTATCCGATGTATAATAGCAATTAAGGTGGCAAAACTATTTAAGTAATTACAAGTGGATGGTATGCTTACCCTTTCAATGATGTACCATCAACTACTAAACATCTTTCAAATCCCCCAATGGATAAACTATTTCTATactgagatatatatatatatatattttgtagaaGTCAATGTAGCTTCaccttgttatttttttttttggacatgtCAGTTTTGAATATTTCAATTTGCTGAAATCCTTTTCAGGGTAGCGCTGAAAGAACAGTCCTAGTTCGAGACTATGAAGTGGGCAGATCTGTTGCATTTGATAATAGGATACAAAATCTGAAGGACGTGTATACTTCCGATGGGTACAAAATGTAAGTCTCTTTGATGGTGCTCATTTTGGCATAGGTCATATACTACATTTTCTATGTTACACTAAGAGGCAATACTAGTGCGGTGATATGGGTTAGAGAATTTCCAAATATATGGATACACTGATACGTCTTAGTGTACATGTATTtcctgataaaaaaatattgggaATCCATGAGAGAATAGGAAATTGAGATTAACATAATGAACAATATGAGAGCAATAGTAAAAATGTGCAGCATCGACAGTAGAAATAGAGTGGAGTGTGATTTAtcattttgatattttactAGGTTTTTAATGAGGGGTTCCCTTTAACGAGTGATGATGCCCCTGTAGTTGCAAATTATCAAAGTTGCATCAGAGTACCCCAGTAGTAGACACATAAGATACAGGTAGTTCTTGTCTAAGAGAAAGTGCTTCCATATGACTTCAAATGTGTGTAATTGTCAAAACACCATCATAAAAGATGTTTAATATTGTtagttgtttcaattattacgAAAGGATGACAAAATCATTAGGACTGGGAAATGGCCAAATGCCTCCCCTATGCTCTCATTGATTCTCCTCTCATGGGGTAGGTGGGCAGTGTGTGTGTGGCATGACATGGTGTTGTGGACAACCAATCAACCATGTACCTGTGCGGACAGGCATAGCATGTGCGTGTGCTGTGGGCCTGTGGCAAGTCAGTGCAGGGGGTTGCAGCGCTCTTGTTTGATTGTGCCTGATCCACAACAGGCCACTAGAGCATGAAATAGCCAGGATCTTGATGTAGAATATGTAGGCATATATCGGTCATCCAGGCTGAATGTACAAAGAATGAGTGGATTTAGGACTCCTTAGTTTCACCTGTTGTTCCTAATGTGCCTGACTgggatgagtttttttttaaagttttatcATCTCATGTTGCCTTATGTTCCACCTCCTTCCCTATTATCTCCCCTTTCTGATAGCCCCTTGATTTAGGTATCTGTCAATTTGTCCTCACAGCCAGGCTTTGTTGCCTAATTTATTTCCCTAGGCAATGGCCATGAAAACAAGTTACCCCTTCTGCCGTAAGCGAGTTGCGCTTCTGCTCAAGCCTAGCTGAAGTACTGACAAGTGGAGTAGTGGACAGGAACTTGTCAGTTTTTTGAAGTTCAGGATTTTAGGAAAAAGGAAGCATCTTGTAAGTTAGGCTGAGTTCTTTTGTTGAagttcccaactcacctccctcgtttttcgcgtgcacgctttctaaactactaaacgatgcgttttttgcaaaaagattatatatgaaagttgctttaaaaaatcatattaatccatttttcaaaaaaagctaataattaattaatcatacgctaatgagtTGCTCTGTTTTGCGTGCGGAAGTAATTAGTTCCCAACAACAaccaaagaacacagccttaatgttTGTGGAAGCATTGTCGATCAATGATTTCTCTAAATGAACACAGCTACCTTTTGGTTGTCCCTGGTGGCGTTTTACTGATGCTTCTAATTTTTTTGTAAACTTCTTTGAGAAAAGAAACGTTCATGCTAGGtaacatattgtgtgcttttcTGGTGATCCTGTTTCCATTGATTGTAACATTCAGGTTTTCAAGAGGTCCTGTTCAGACCATTCTTCCACCACACAGAAAGGGAAATGCAGGTCGTTTGTGTACTTCACTGGGAGAAAAAATAGCTGAAATGGAATCAGAAATTGCTGACATGGAGAGAATAATCTCACAAAGGACTCGGGATATGAAGAAGCCAAATGATAAACGAGAAGATAtcgaattaaaaataaagaatttgAAGGTAAAACTGATTGCTGCTCAGTTAATTTGTATTATGTTATAACTGTTTTTCCTTTCTTCAGAGAAAACGAGTAGAAGAGGAGCGTCTTCTTGAGAGCAAAAAAGTTCAATTGGATGACATCAGGAAGACTTCTGCTGACATTAATCGTGTTACATCGTCGGATACCAGTGAACTAGAGGCAGAAATGATGGTTTGTTCCCATTTCTCTCATTTCACTACATTGGTGTACTAATCTTTGTTATTATTGAGCTCAAATCTCATCAATTTCCTGATGCTACTTATCTTCTTCAGCAAGTGGAAGTCGACATTGAGCAGAAAGAATTGTTAGTGCAGAAAACCAATTTAAGGTTAACAAAAGCTTTGCAGGATGAGAATGACCGGAGAGCCTGTTACAAGGAATTCATTGGTATGAATAGAATTCCACCATATTACTCACATTTGTGCTGATTCTCAGTTGCTTAAAATTTCATTTATGCTTAGATTACGTGGAACAGAATAATGATGTACAGTTTTGTTGTAGAAACAACCTGTTTTTCCATTCTGAGGTTGTCATACTCTTGACATAATAAATgtactttcctttttttttgcattccAGATGGTGTGTATAGGGAGGTGGGGCCTAGTAATGTTCTGGAGAAGGAAATAGAACGTGTTAAGGACAAACTACAAACAGCTGAGCAGGTGTACCTTTTCTTGTAAACTAGTATTACTCCTGCAATTGATATTGATGAGGTGTTTTGTACTTTTAACTGCCGttgttaatttattttagggccccatcgtttggcttttcttttaataagccaaaacggcttattagaaaataaaaataaatttgtaggtaaaacttttatatatgtgttctcggtgacttaaaagccaatgctgaaaaagaaactacgttgaaaatatctcaaaatcaatgtcaaaattaagtttaaaaattcaaaatttggctttttctttggctgaataggccatccgatgggagccttaTTATATTGGTTATAAATACATCATGATGTATAATGCATTAAAAGAACTAAAAAATGTTGGGCGTGGAATTAAAATAAGTTAGCAAAACTAAATCACCTTGTGCTGCCTCACTATGTTTGTCATCAGAACTTAGCTTAGGAAATCCAACAAGCTGCTGCATTGTGAGCTTGTGTAGGTCCATCATTCCATGACATGTGATGTACACACTAGACACATGACAATTTGAGGGAGGACTGACTCTTAGCAGGGACAATGCATTTGGTAGAAAAAAACTTTAGGAGGAACTTCAGACTAATTCATCTTCTTGATTGATCTTGTGGTACCATGTGTGATTGATTACCCCTTAACAGGTTAATAAGTAGTTAATCTAATTTGAACAACCAGAGTCAACTAACTCGTTTATACCTAAAGAACTTTAACTAAAAGATAACCCTAACTTTTGGTGGCCATATCATATGGTAAACCTGGTAAGATGCTAGATTTTAAAGTCGTGTCGAATTGTCCCTCTTTTGAATTGCCTGCCCCCCTTCCACTCAGTAATAGTGGGTCTGGTGCACCTGGCCTCCCAAGAGGCCCAATTTGCTCCTAGCGAATCAATGTTGCTTCCTTTGCTCCATAGCGTCATCTGCTGCCAACAAGTAGAGCCGTGACCCTTAAAGACATGCCACTTGGCTGACTAAGTCCAGGATTGGTTGTTGTCTAGTTTTTCTTGTGTTAGTGCATGTGTGTAGTGGCATTAGCAACTTGCAAATTCTGTGCCAAAATTTGCAGCATTATTTTGTCAAAATATGATACTAGGGCTTTGACCATAGTCCATCTATCCCCTTCTTTGGAGCTAACTGCATGATTGCTTCTCCCATTGTGGAAAATAACTGACTTTGAATTTATGTTAGGCCTCTAGCTTGTAAGTTTTTCATATTGAAACTCTAGCATGTAAGTTTGCCtattaaatttactttattAGTTCTTGTTTCGTtgaatattttaattttaccaGGGCAAGGCTTACTATGAAGGTATAATGGAAACTAAAGTTTTACCTGATATTAAAATTGCTGAAGCAGAGTTTGAAGATCTTCAGAAGCTTCAgcaggttctttttttttcactgacaGCAATGATCATTTTAATTATCATGTTATGCTTGCACCATTGGAATATATTGCATTTAAGCATTTTAGTTTGGTACCCTTATAGTTGTTCCACACAGAACTCCTAAGCAAGAAACAGTGTTCTGTCACACTTGTAAATTGTAACGGTCACAAAGCTTGCCTTGTAAACTGCTGTACTTCAAGCAATAACATAAAATGGGCAGTCAAATCTTGGGTTAACATTCGTTATGATGATGCATGGCTTCTAATGTTTCTTTAACTTTTGTCAAGAACTTAACTACATGATATATTCTGTTTATTGTTTGACTTGAGTACTTCAAATGACAAGAAGAGAATGGGCTGATTTATCTCACTTGTCCATAGGTTcaatgatgatttttttttttctgtaggaGAGCTTCAAGAAGGCATCAATTATATGCTCTGAGAGTGATGTGGAAACTCTGGGAGGTGTGGCTGGATCCTCACCAGAACAACTAAGTGCTACGATAAATAAATTGGAACTGAGATTTCATAAAGAAAGTAGCAGGTCTGGAGCTAATTTACCTTGTCATTTCTGTACTAATAATTTACGACTTGGTCATGATGTTGTGCTACACCCAACCCACCACTAAGGGGATTTTTTTGTGGACTTcttttttcacaaaaaaatacTACTCTGAACACTGTATTTGCAGTTGTTAATTTACCTGATATGATTTAAATAGAGTAATTACACTTTGCACTGGGTAAAGTGCACCTTGTTTCGCTTTGCACCAGGTTGAGCATATACTTTCATTCACACCAGGGTCTATTCATTCAACTTTTATTTAACACCAGAATACATACTCAAATCTATGGAAGTTTCATGAAATTTGAATGGAACCTCGTAAAACATGGTTTAAATTTAAAAAGCCTCATAAGTTGCACTCATATTATATAATATTTCTCTTTAATCATATGATGTGATGTAGTACAAAGTGAAACTTATCGCAATATACTCTGGTATATAGTGAAAATATGTACTAAACCTGGTGCAAAGTGAAACAAGGAACACTCTACCTGGTGAAATGTGCAAATTACTCATTTAAATATGCACCTTTTTAGTTTCAATGTTTTTTTGTATCTTTTAAACCTGTGTGACataatattttatgataaattcTGAGCAGATATACTGAGTCCATTGATGATCTGAGAGCATTGCATAtcaagaagaaagagaaaattgAAGATAAACAGCAATTATATGCAGGTTTTAGGGATAAGTTGAATGTAAGTATTTACTTAATGTTTATTTTCCTATGATGTCTGATTGCATTCAAATTTTGAGCTATCTGTATGCTCATCTTGCTGCTCCAACAATTTATACACTGCTCAGAATTCTTGACCTTAATCCTTACCATACAAGTGTGGATTGTGATTTTCTACATGGCTGGATAATCTCTTTGTACTTGTAGCCATTATTCAAATTTGGTTTAGTATGTGCATTATTCGATTTCAGCTCACAACTTCCATATTATATATTTAACAAGCATCATGTGTGCGGGTTGCAACAGATGCCAAAAGAAAAAGTTCATTTTAGTCCCTTAAATTATTTCATTGGATCACTTAACcccctaaactattttttctgcTCATTGTACCACCTAAACTATTGAAAATGATTCACTTTACTCCCTACTAACATTTctcatttctctctctttctaaaGCACAATTTTGTAGAGCCTTAGAGGAAACCAATTGCAAAGTTCAAAcatatattcaaattttttcattACTATTTTCTTGAACTTTTGAACTATGTAAAGAGTGATAAGTTCTAGAAAAATGTTTGAGTCATAAGTTATAATACATCTATCATCATACGAAATTTTAGTgcaaaatattactccctccgtttcatattataagtcttttgactttttttctagtcaaactttgttaagtttgactaagtttataaaaaatctagtaatatctaaaatattaaattagtttcattaaatctaacatttaatatattttgataatatgtttgttttgtgttgaaaatactactatatttttctataaatttggtcaaacttaaagaagtttgactaggaaaaaaatcaaacgacttatagtATGAAACATAGGGAGTACTTATATagggagaaacaaaaaagagaaatatcGTTAGGGAGTAAAGTGaattattttcaatagtttggggCGTAAAATGAGTTGACAATAGTTTAGGGCATTAAATGATCTGGCAAAATAGTTCAAGGGAGTAAAATGGACCTTTTTTCAATATTAAAATACAAAATATTCTCATATCTGAAGAAAGGTGTGCAGTATACTTCATGATATCAACTAATTATTACCCACAtatatgcatcaatgcttgcgTAAACATAACATATGCCTACACATATTAAGTCACAAATGGTTGTGGTTCAGGATGGGTGAGTAGCACACCACACTCCCTTCTATAATGGGAGAAAAGGATTTCTTGGCACATTCAAATATATAGAAGTTCTGTTTGAGATATGAGCTAGACATGTACAATGCTGCCTTTTTTGGATCTTTTTACATTCAATTTTACTTTTGTTGCAGTCGTGTCAAAAAGCTTTGGACATGCGATGGAAGAAATTTCAGAGAAATGCTGCTCTTTTGAAGCGACAGCTTACGTGGTTGTAAGTACTAACTTTTCTTACTTGGATGTTTATCGTCGAACTTCAAAATAAGACTTTGCTTTTCCTATCCATACATAAAAATACTCAGACCTGAGAATCCTACCACCTTTACATTGTATTTAAGGTTCAACGAGCACCTAGGGAAGAAAGGGATAAGTGGGTTTATCAATGTTGATTATAAGGAAAGACTTCTGTCTGTCGAGGTGAGGTTCTCACAAGATTCTCTCTTATTCTCAACATGTTTACCTCAATGTGCAGTGAACATAAAACCTTGCAGTGATGGCTGCAAGTTTCTGTACTCAATTTGTTCTGGAGCAATTTAGTTAACTGTTTGTGGTCAATTTTTATGTAGCTCACGATGCCTCAAGATTCTTCTCGTGACACAATTACAGACACCAGAGGACTTTCAGGTACCTACAGCTTCTCTTAGCCTTAGAGCCTGTCATGATAGGGTGGAGTCAGATCCAAATCCTTAGAACTAGGTCCCAATAATTCCCTGATCAAACTCCCCCAAAACCACCCCCACCCATCCGTCTGTGCTTACTGTTTTTATACCATCTTTGAGAATTATATAATTCTCGCTCAAACTCTTGCTCTTAGGTGGAGAAAGATCATTTTCGACACTGTGTTTTACCTTGGCTCTTCACGGAATGACAGAGGCTCCTTTTAGGGCCATGGATGAGTTTGATGTATTCATGGTAAGCAACCCCTATGATCTTCGGGAACCTGTTTGCTCAGTTAATGACAGATCAAACTTATTACCTGTGATGTTTGAATTGTTCAGGATGCAGTAAGCCGCAAGATAAGCCTAGACACCCTAGTAGATTTCGCCGTCACGCAAGGATCACAGTGGATATTTATAACACCACATGATATCAGGTAATTTGTCAGAACCATCCGTGTGCATTCTTCGGGGTTATGTTCCTGTTTGTCACGTAATTAATCAGCTGTTGACATTTATCATTTTGTCAGCATGGTGCAACCTGGAGACAGGATCAAGAAGCAGCAAATGGCTGCCCCACGCGGTTGACATCAGTATGTTCAGCgccttgtatatatatatatatatatcgtatCCTTTTGGCGAACATCAGTATGCTGCCCGATGTTTTTGGAGCCGCTGGTTTGTTATTGATCATGTTGTAAGCCGCTGGTTTTTGGATAAGCTTATCTTGGCGCGACTGGATCACGGTCTTGTTCTCTGGTACCATTACTTGTATGGCTATTTAAACATGAAGCATCGTTAGTACCTCGGAGGCTGCAAAACACACGCGGTTCTGTCTTTTTATGTCGTCAGATAATATAGTTCTTGTAGCTGTTTTGATTGTCCAGTCTCTACAATTGGCCGATGCATCAAGCAGTAGCAACGCTTCGTTTCTTTTTGGTAAGAGTTGTCAAATCAAAATGGAAATGCAACAGCAATTGCCGCTTGGTGATAACAAAAAAGGAGCTGATCTATATAATATCTGACGCTAAGCTCTTGCTTGAAGTCATCGGATGTTAGTGCTAACAAGCTTGCTGGTGTAGGACTGTAGGGCAATTTCATTGGCTACTTGCGGATCACACGATTAGCACCCCATAATTAGTGATACGTGTACG is from Oryza sativa Japonica Group chromosome 9, ASM3414082v1 and encodes:
- the LOC9267891 gene encoding structural maintenance of chromosomes protein 6B, translated to MAGTISRIRLENFMCHSSLHIELGQHVNFITGQNGSGKSAVLTALCIAFGSRAKSTQRAAALKDFIKTDCSYAAIIVDINNQGEDAFKPEVYGDLVRLERRITESSSSMFLKDQHGRKVAHRKDDLIEIIEHFNIDVENPCVIMSQDKSREFLHSGNNKDKFKFFFKATLLQHVNDLLLAIRELLDNADSVVQELEKSIKPAMMELDELQQKIKNMEHIEEIAHEIDNLKKKLAWSWVYDVDRQIEEQTVKLLKLKERIPACQEKIDGHAAMIVKLKEELTDKERNARSLVEKSREVTMMKEKLEDDIAQAVALKIELEREHVRGTNVLKNMNNRVKQLQKQIHDFREQYIQYTQDESSKAENDKCEIQKEINSLHSNVTRLKEEERGLHETQMGIVKSIQNMETEIVENRKKITQFKAHIRDLQQRQSDKVSTFGGQRVRNLLKSIERQERRFNIPPLGPIGVHVKLASESWSFAVECALGRLLDAFIVSCHRDSVILRECAKEVNYHNLQIIIYDFAKPRLNIPDHLLPSTTHPTVLSVIQSENPTVLNVLVDQGSAERTVLVRDYEVGRSVAFDNRIQNLKDVYTSDGYKMFSRGPVQTILPPHRKGNAGRLCTSLGEKIAEMESEIADMERIISQRTRDMKKPNDKREDIELKIKNLKRKRVEEERLLESKKVQLDDIRKTSADINRVTSSDTSELEAEMMQVEVDIEQKELLVQKTNLRLTKALQDENDRRACYKEFIDGVYREVGPSNVLEKEIERVKDKLQTAEQGKAYYEGIMETKVLPDIKIAEAEFEDLQKLQQESFKKASIICSESDVETLGGVAGSSPEQLSATINKLELRFHKESSRYTESIDDLRALHIKKKEKIEDKQQLYAGFRDKLNSCQKALDMRWKKFQRNAALLKRQLTWLFNEHLGKKGISGFINVDYKERLLSVELTMPQDSSRDTITDTRGLSGGERSFSTLCFTLALHGMTEAPFRAMDEFDVFMDAVSRKISLDTLVDFAVTQGSQWIFITPHDISMVQPGDRIKKQQMAAPRG